CTCGATTCACCGTTTGGAAATAGTAGGACTCTAACGTCCTCGCCGCCTACGTCGAAGCATGCCACGTATCCATGCTGCAGGTTGATCCTGTTTGCGAAAGAGGAAGCTTCCGTCCTTTTTcgtttcttctccttcacaattaaCCGCCTatcattttgtaaaatattaatttcttgGCTTATAGCGCCGTCGGACACGAATCCAGTAGTATAAATACGTACCCCACCACATGACAAtccaaacacccaaaaaaatctTAGATCACCTTCCCAATCTCTCTACGAGACAAAGACATTATGGGCTGGAGAGTGGCTGGTCCATCGGAGTACCTGGCCATCACTGGTCGGGGCATCGACGACATATGCCTTGCCAAGAAGGCATGGGTCCTACCGGGGCAGCGGTGCTCTCGCTTCGACGTGTCCCAAGTAAACTATACCTTCGAGGTCGAGGCCATGTCCGCTGAGAAGCTCCCTTTTGTGGTCTCCACGGTCTTTACCATCGGCCCCCGTGTCGATGACATGGACAGCCTCCTTCTCTACGCAAAGGTGAAGCTCTTCAACCATGTCAACGAGCTTGTTCAGGGCGTCATCGAGGGTGAGACCCGTGTGCTTGCCGCCCGCACGACCATTGAGGAAATCTTCAAGGCGGGTATCAATGAGTTCAAGAAAGAGGTTTTCGAAAAGGTTCAGCTTGAGCTTAATCAGTATGGGCTACGCATATACAACGCCAACGTGGAAACCAAGATGGAGGCTGCCAATGAAGCCAAGGTACATACTGTACGTTATCTGTAAgatttatatgttgtgttgtggttgtttttgtgaatgttttaaaaactttttcaaagcatttgcttttatttttaatgctgTTTTCTTTTCCCTCCAATATGATAATTATAGGTGAGCTCAAGTTTGAATTCCGGCATGGCTGAAACAGTAGGAGATGCAGAGTCAGCATCTAGTGGGATTAATCCTACATATCCTCCTCCATGTGAAGCCCATAGGAACACAGAAACATGTTCTAAATGTGTGTACAGCAAGTACCAGCCTGAGCCTGAAAATGAGTTTGAGAAGATTTTGACACCAACTGACGTACAACTAAAAGGAAGTTATAGTCTTTATTTACCAAAGTCACTTGCAGCCAGATTCTGCCTCCCAGCAAATGGAAGTCATCCGGTGAGTGTCTATGACGTTCAAATGAAGCGCTGGCCAATCCATTTTCGTACAAATTGTGAAAAAACTTATCTCACCCGAGGCTGGAGCCGCTTTGCTCAAGCGAAGCAGCTAAGTGAAGGGGATAACATCACCTTTTATGAGCTCAGGTGCCAGAGAGGGACAGGGACTAAGGTCTTCATGATTGGAGTCTCTCGCAAACAATGTATTCAGATTCTTGGAGCTCCAATTAGAATTTAGACAGAGACCAAATATTGATAGTTTGGTTTTTGTGTTACGTATGCTTTTGAAGTCGGCGTGAATTAAGTtcctgtatttttcttggtttttgttaTGTTTCATTTCGATTGCAGCGTGAATTTAGTTCCTGTATTTTCCTTCTGTTGAATCTAATAAAAGTGTTTTCATTCAGAAAGGAGATGGCTCAATGAGTCGGCAATCACTGTTTAAATATattgttcaaaaataaaaaagcaaattaTAAAAAAGGTTTCCTCAAAAATCGGAGAAAAAGTTAAATCAGGATCATCAAACGACAAGAGGCGTTCGACCTTGTGGGGTTTAGCCCATCATAGTACGGAGGGCTGTCTTCAACCTTGAGTTATCGTAGCCCAACCTGTAAGAGGCTAGTGGATACTTGGATATTCAAGCCCACCAATGGTACCCACCAAAAGAAAGGATATTCGGACATCTGTAACTACCCTGTTTTATATATAGCTCAACAAGACTTTTGCGAAACTTGTCTTCTTTTAGAGTCAATGGAGGGCTTTTCAAGTCTCCGCATGGAGGATAGATCGCTCATGGAGGGCTTCACTCTAGCCCTTAATTATACGCCGACGCTTCAACCGCTCTAGAATCAGAAACAGAGGTTCGCCGATCACATTTCAGCTTCGCTCGAGGGTccgaggtatatatatataggtcctNNNNNNNNNNNNNNNNNNNNNNNNNNNNNNNNNNNNNNNNNNNNNNNNNNNNNNNNNNNNNNNNNNNNNNNNNNNNNNNNNNNNNNNNNNNNNNNNNNNNaacagaaaaatattttttatttttgttctcaaaaataattttcagaaacaaaaatagaaatcaaTTTGCGGAGCCCTTTAACTTCGAAAGAAACAACGTTAAAAAGAAATCTTAAGGctcatgaaaaaaataaaataaaaagaaaacttaagcTTCACACAACGTTAACATCAGGATCTACGGCTTGATGGGTGATTTCTTTGACTGGACACCCATTTGCTTTGACTGAGCACCCCATTTGCGGGAAATATCTGCAACTTTTTAGCCTGATATGTCAATTGTCTGGTGGAATTTTAAGCTGAAAAAGAAAGCGTAAAAGCTCACCATTACAATACTATTGTGGACTATTTTAGCATTATCTTATGAGTAATCTTAGAAAGTTTAATTTTATGTGATAAatatctcacaatattgatataaCAGTTAtaataattctttatttttttcttcttttaattaagattaatttaataattagttGAAACCatcacattattattgttaaataattataaaataaaaatatgattagttatatttttcttaaaatcctgcaatgttttgaataaaaagaagaatacTTGAATAACATGATAAGGAAACACGTGGGCCTAGAGATGGAGGGAGGTGATGACCGATAGTCATGGCCCTCTCCTCTCATTTAAAGGTTTTATTTATACTATATTACATAAATagctaaatttatatatttggtcaaaataattaggtgtgatgGCAATAGCCAATAGCCTCTAGGAGCAGCAAGGGCCAGTGACAggatcatgattttggtttaaaggtatcaacattaaaaaattaaaattgaacaaaaattgattaatattaaaaaataaatccaacaaaataaataaataatactaaaaaaaattaattattgtttaaaacatataaatataatttattatttattttgtcatgtctaatgttaatttatttaattatcctGGGACGGTCCTTAATAGTTGATTATCTACATGAAACATTTTAAGACAGCGaaattgtaaaacaaaaaaaaaagttgattttttgcTCCGTTTTGAACCGCCTTTTCACAAATAGCTAAGCAATTGATTTAAAATGTTTGACGGCTGGGGTCAACTGACACGTTAAACCAAAGCGGCAAAGCTTTGTTTGGAGTTCCAAATGACGCGTTAAACCAAACTTGTACGCATCTAGAGCGGAAAGACCCGCCTTATCCCCCTCCATGTTTTTCTTTGATAtcgaagaaaaaaacaaaccaaagctttttttttttttactccaaaCGCATCGTTTAATCAAGTTGGTGACGCCTTCGACGcattagaaaacaaaacaaagtcaGCTAACAgtcttagggtgcgtttgggagtgcgttttttaaaaaataatctgcgattttaaaccaaatcgcaatttttgggtgtttgggattgcgattttaaaaacgcaaattttaaaatcgcaaaaaaatctgcgatttccataagctgattagaaggtgcttatttgaaaaagtgcgaatttaaaacaaaatcacgatttctattaaaaagatatttggcgtaatagttacattttttttgagcgggaatgaaaaaaatgccaagaatacccacctaaaatatattaaaacccttattttctcctttttttttttcttcatcctctctgtctcgtTCATCATTTCTCCGCCTTGTAACAGTATGCGTCACTGTTGTCCATCTCTCCGCCCCTCTACTAGGtaataatctcaccttaatattttttttctctccatataaCTCTGCTTTTATAAAACTTTCCACTGTTTGGTGTTCGgtgttattttatgtgatttgtATGATTACAgtgcctttttatatatgcgTTTATGTTCTTCAACCATTTCTACAGAgtaaagttatatttttttttttccccaaaattttatttagattattgTGCATGCATAGTGATCTGCAATCTATCATAGTATGCAATGATAGATCACTGTACACGCACACTAATGTGATAGTGTGTGTACAGTAACCGTGTAAAgctttttctttaacaaaaaaaaattgtacaatgaccaagatgatgatttttctcaGGTCACTGTGCATTGCATAGTGATGTGCACAGTAACGATTttttaaggctttttttttctttctttttttttaaaggtactatacagtaacaatttgtgattgatttttatttttattttttaatgggtattaCATTGTAAcaatttgtgatatatatatatatatatatatattaatgggtaataaacagtgataatttgtgattttttttattttaatttttttattgtgcaGTGCACAGAGACCGAAGTATTTTTCTGGATCACTGTGCACAGTGATCCGTTACTGTGCATTGCACagtaacaatttaaaataatgactttaattttatttttttttagtgctgTTTCGTTTCAATGTTGGTATCAACTCCACATGTCCATATATGAAATATAGTGAGGgataaattcaaacattatttatatattaaagaaacatgTTGCAACTTATAAGCTAAAAAATGACGAAAGTAAAGACTAAAATAAAGCTTTGATGgtttatatatagttaaatgCTATACTTTTATGTTAAtaattcttttggtttttattggTATATGAGATGGTTAATATATTAGTGTCTTACTAGatttctaaaattataattttgtagatggataaacaaaatacgatatccaaaaaaaaaatacaatatgaGATGGTTAATACAAAATACGATATGAGATGGTTTATATATTAGTGTCTTACTATATagttcttgtatttttttattatgtctgtttggaatatgtttcaagaaaaaaataatacaaaaacaaaaaaacatatagaagcaagtaatatagcaatatataattgccCAAGTAGAAAATTGaaagttaatgtcaaattataagtcatacttttgtttgcatagATGTTAAAAATGGATGCTTATAGAcgatgttagttattttactgttataaagaaatgttcttattggtaatttggtcatgaaaccgtaataatatgctaatgttatccaaacactcaatttataaaaaatgtactttttagcatgttttaccaaacgtttatacgattttaaaaagtagtgattttaaaaatgcaatttttaaaaacgcaatttttaaaatcacactttttgaaatcgcactcccaaacgggcccttaacAACAAAACTTATTTAAACAGCACgttttggatatatattgaaGGGTCATCGTCAAACCTAAAAACCCTTTGGCTATGTTTGTCGTTGGACTTGTCCAACTTGAAAGTTGAAGTGGCGTGTAATAGATTTTTGGCTATGTTTGTCGTTGGACTTGTCCAACTTGAAAGTTGAAGTGGCGTGTaatagatttaattgatatgaagaaaaaaaaaaaaaaaaaaaagttgtgtgaaaaagtgaaaaaataaaaaaattgtagtaatttttttacttacataataataaaagtaattaatgtgatgtaaaaaataaaaatatttaagattaattttgaaaagaataatatggaatttttttttttaatttgaagttGATTGGCAAACAGAGCCAAAGCTGAGAAAAAATTCTAGACGATTCCAGCGCGCCGTCTTTTTGCCTTGATGTCTGCTTTGAGTGGACGGCTAAGTGGACGAGGTAATATCGATTGTCCTTTATGAGTGGCAGCTCCGTTTGACAAACATGTGTGGGCAACTGGGGTGGTGTTTGAGTCTTTAAACCCGGCCTCCCTATGTCTGTGATGTGACGACCAACCATCTTTTCACGTCCTTACCCAATCTCGATTTTTGAAATAGTAGGACTCTAACGTCCTCGCCGCCTACGTCAAAGCATGCCACGTATCCATGCTGCACGTTGATCCTGGTTGCGAAAGAGGAAGCTTCCGTCCTTTTTcgtttcttctccttcacaattaaCCGCCTATCATTTtgtataatattaatttcttgGCTTATAGTGCCGTCGGACACGAATCCAGTAGTATAAATACGTACCCCACCACATGACAAgccaaacacccaaaaaaatctTAGATCACCTTCCCAATCTCTCTACGAGACAAAGACATTATGGGCTGGAGAGTGGCTGGTCCATCGGAGTACCTGGCCATCACTGGTCGGGGCATCGACGACATATGCCTTGCCAAGAAGGCATGGGTCCTACCGGGGCAGCGGTGCTCTCGCTTCGACGTGTCCCAAGTAA
This genomic interval from Corylus avellana chromosome ca3, CavTom2PMs-1.0 contains the following:
- the LOC132173441 gene encoding uncharacterized protein LOC132173441: MGWRVAGPSEYLAITGRGIDDICLAKKAWVLPGQRCSRFDVSQVNYTFEVEAMSAEKLPFVVSTVFTIGPRVDDMDSLLLYAKVKLFNHVNELVQGVIEGETRVLAARTTIEEIFKAGINEFKKEVFEKVQLELNQYGLRIYNANVETKMEAANEAKVSSSLNSGMAETVGDAESASSGINPTYPPPCEAHRNTETCSKCVYSKYQPEPENEFEKILTPTDVQLKGSYSLYLPKSLAARFCLPANGSHPVSVYDVQMKRWPIHFRTNCEKTYLTRGWSRFAQAKQLSEGDNITFYELRCQRGTGTKVFMIGVSRKQCIQILGAPIRI